GGTCGCGCCGGCGATCGGTCCCACTCTGTCGGGGTTCATCCTCGGCTCGCTCGACTGGCGGTGGATGTTCTGGATCGTGCTTCCCATCGCCATGGCCGCCCTGAGCGCCGGCCTGGTGTGGTTGCGGGTCGACGACGAGCGCCAGGAGCCGACGCCGATCGACCCGGTCTCGGTGCCGCTGTCGGCGGTTGCGTTCGCGGGCTTGGTGTACGGACTCACGCTGCTGGGTGAGTCCGGTCATGGCGGGCAGGTCGTGCCCGCGTGGCTGCCGATGTCGATCGGTGCGGTGGCGATGGTGACTTTCGGTGTGCGGCAGATGCTCTTGCAGCGACGTGACCGTGCCTTCCTCGATCTACGGCCGTTCACCTACCGGCGCTTCTCGGTGTCGCTGGGCTTGGTGGTACTCGGCTTCATGGGCCTGTTCGGCGCCATCATCATGGTGCCGCTGTACGTCCAGGATGTGCTGAAGCAGAGCGCATTGGTCGCCGGGCTGGCGACCCTTCCCGGTGGGCTCCTGATGGGCGTGGCGGGCCCGATCGTCGGGCGGGCCTATGACCGCCACGGTGCGCGGCTGCTGGTCGTGCCGGGGTCGATGTTGCTGTGTGCGTCGCTGTGGGGCTTCACCCTGCTGTCGGCGGCCTCGCCGGTCTGGGAACTCGTTGCCCTGCAGACGGTCATGATGGTCGGGCTGTCGATGATGTTCACGCCGTTGATGACTGACGCGCTCGGTGTCCTGCCCGATCGTTTGTACTCGCACGGCAGCGCGATCCTCACCACGCTGCAGCAGGTGGGCGGGGCGGCGGGCACCGCGTTGTTCGTGACGGTCATGACTAAGGCGTCGCAGTCGGGCGGCGCGCCGGATCTGCCAGGTGTGCACGCGGCGTTCATGGCCGCCGCGGTGATCAGTGTGATCGCGGTCGTCACGTCGTTCTTCACCGCGTCGCGGCCGAGTCCCGCCGGGGGCACGCCGACGCACTAGGTGCTCGCAGGCGTCCGATGTTGGCTTGTGTGCGAGATATTTGGAAGTCCGCGGACGTGAGCCAACGCTCGGCGCGGCACAATCGAGCCCGTGCAGGACGTACCGAAAGTCGTGGTCATCACCGGAGCGGGGAGCGGCATCGGCCGCGCGACGGCCCGGGCGCTGCTGGACGCCGGTCACCGCGTGGTGCTGGCCGGTCGTCGCCCGGAGCCGCTGGCCGACGTGGCCGGGGCGGACCCGAATGCGCGCGTCGTCGCCACCGACGTCACCGATTCGGCCTCGGTGCGGGCGCTGTTCGCCGACGCGGTGTCGACGTTCGGTCGCGTCGACGTGTTGTTCAACAACGCCGGTGTGTTCGGTCCGTCGGCTTCGATCGCCGACCTCGACGACGAACAGTGGCACACCACGTGGCGCACCAACGTCGACGGCGCGGTGTTCTGCGCCCGGGAAGCCGCTCGCATCATGGCCGCCCAGCTGCCGCGGGGCGGGCGCATCATCAACAACGGATCGATCTCCGCGCACCGGCCCCGCCCCAACAGCCTGGCGTACACCGTCACCAAACACGCGATGAGCGGGTTGACCGCGTCAATGTTGTTGGACCTGCGCAATATCGACATCTGCATCACCCAGATCGACATCGGCAATGCCGCCACGGACATGACCGCCGGATTCAGCCACCAGACTCCGCAGGCCGACGGAAGCCTCGCGGCCGAGCCCACCTTCGATGTCACGCATGTGGCCCGCGCCGTGGCCCACCTGGTCGATCTGCCGCTGGAGGTAGCGGTTCCGTCGCTGACCGTGATGGCCCGGGCCATGCCGTACTTCGGCCGAGGGTGACGCGGCTTCAGCCGAAAACAACAAAGCCGGGGCCTTTCGGGCCACCGGCTCTGTACCGCGGATTCGTGATGTCAGTGATCGGCATCCTGAAGCTCGTACCGCTGGACGACTGCGATCAACTCTTCACGAACCGTCGAGTTGGGCAGTTCGTTGATCCGCGCGTAGAGGCGGCGCCGCGTGTTGGCGCGCTTCTGGTTGGCGCGAAACTGTGCGAAGGACATACTTCTCACTCCTCAAAAGTGCCCCGGATCACGGGTACTCGTTGTTGTCGTTGACATCCACACATCGGGGATCGCTCGATGCGGGGACCCCTTCATGTTCCTCGGATCCGGTCTCTAAAAGCAATTCTTAGAGTGTGAGTTTCACTACAGCTCAACCGATCTCGGGCCGGAAGCGTGCCCGGCGTCACAATCACGCGGCGGGGTGACGCCGATGACCGTCGACACCGGTCTGGCCGAGTCTGGCCACGGTCGCGGGTCGAATGAAACAGGCGCGGCTGTCGTCAGCGGAACGCCGCCTGCCCGG
The genomic region above belongs to Mycolicibacterium sp. HK-90 and contains:
- a CDS encoding DHA2 family efflux MFS transporter permease subunit, which produces MTGPSTGEIAVSPRAQSSANVIIGLLVGSAFVMILNETIMSVALPALIVDLEISASTAQWLTSGFLLTMAVVIPMSGSLLQRYPVRGIYLASMALFCTGTLVAALAPGFAVLLAGRIVQACGTAVMMPLLMTTVMTLIPAERRGQMMGTISIVIAVAPAIGPTLSGFILGSLDWRWMFWIVLPIAMAALSAGLVWLRVDDERQEPTPIDPVSVPLSAVAFAGLVYGLTLLGESGHGGQVVPAWLPMSIGAVAMVTFGVRQMLLQRRDRAFLDLRPFTYRRFSVSLGLVVLGFMGLFGAIIMVPLYVQDVLKQSALVAGLATLPGGLLMGVAGPIVGRAYDRHGARLLVVPGSMLLCASLWGFTLLSAASPVWELVALQTVMMVGLSMMFTPLMTDALGVLPDRLYSHGSAILTTLQQVGGAAGTALFVTVMTKASQSGGAPDLPGVHAAFMAAAVISVIAVVTSFFTASRPSPAGGTPTH
- a CDS encoding SDR family oxidoreductase; protein product: MEPVQDVPKVVVITGAGSGIGRATARALLDAGHRVVLAGRRPEPLADVAGADPNARVVATDVTDSASVRALFADAVSTFGRVDVLFNNAGVFGPSASIADLDDEQWHTTWRTNVDGAVFCAREAARIMAAQLPRGGRIINNGSISAHRPRPNSLAYTVTKHAMSGLTASMLLDLRNIDICITQIDIGNAATDMTAGFSHQTPQADGSLAAEPTFDVTHVARAVAHLVDLPLEVAVPSLTVMARAMPYFGRG